A section of the Flavobacterium sp. CG_23.5 genome encodes:
- a CDS encoding esterase-like activity of phytase family protein has protein sequence MRKILFLVIIQTIFLSCSNLKPTTGNTVTPKLKLVSTIEIPFDKTFQDTKVGGLSGIDYDKKKDLYYLMSDDRSVFNDSRFYTVKIRLVENKLETVDFTNVITLKDVAGKKYDNWNTSPTTSADPEDIRFNPKTNSLVWSSEGARVLTIDKNVLQNPWINFIDLKGNFQGEVKLPANLEMQKENKGPRNNGTLEGISFDKNYKNIYTNIEEPLFEDGNQANTSKGGLIRLYKFDAKTKENTAQYGYQLEPIAFEPNPKEAFAVNGVSAIQYYAKNQLLVVERSYSTGTQACTVKVFLCDLKKATSVKNYNSLQNQKLELASKKLILNMDDLGIFIDNIEGLTFGPKLSNGHRSLVFISDNNFSEKQKTQVLVFELQE, from the coding sequence ATGCGTAAAATACTTTTCCTTGTCATTATACAAACCATTTTTCTTTCTTGTTCCAATTTAAAACCGACTACTGGAAATACCGTAACTCCTAAATTAAAACTAGTCAGCACTATTGAAATTCCTTTTGATAAAACTTTTCAAGACACTAAGGTGGGCGGCCTATCAGGAATAGATTATGATAAAAAAAAGGATCTTTACTATCTCATGAGTGACGACAGATCCGTATTTAATGACTCCAGGTTTTATACCGTAAAAATTCGTCTAGTCGAAAATAAATTGGAAACCGTAGATTTTACAAATGTCATTACTTTAAAAGATGTAGCGGGAAAAAAGTATGATAATTGGAATACAAGCCCAACAACCTCTGCCGATCCAGAAGACATCCGATTTAATCCTAAAACAAATTCCTTGGTTTGGAGTAGCGAAGGAGCCCGCGTACTAACAATTGACAAAAATGTTCTGCAAAATCCGTGGATTAATTTTATTGATTTAAAAGGAAATTTTCAAGGCGAAGTTAAATTGCCTGCGAATTTAGAAATGCAGAAAGAAAACAAAGGACCTAGAAATAATGGAACATTAGAAGGGATAAGTTTTGATAAAAATTACAAAAACATTTATACCAATATTGAAGAGCCGCTTTTTGAAGATGGCAACCAAGCCAACACCAGCAAAGGAGGCTTGATCAGATTGTATAAATTTGATGCCAAAACAAAAGAGAACACTGCCCAATACGGGTACCAACTAGAACCAATTGCATTTGAGCCCAATCCTAAAGAGGCTTTTGCCGTAAATGGGGTTTCGGCAATTCAGTATTATGCAAAAAATCAATTGCTTGTGGTGGAACGCTCCTACTCTACCGGTACACAAGCCTGCACGGTAAAAGTGTTTTTGTGTGATTTGAAAAAAGCGACTAGTGTTAAAAATTACAACTCCTTACAAAACCAGAAATTGGAATTAGCTTCTAAAAAATTAATTCTAAACATGGATGATTTGGGAATTTTTATCGATAATATCGAAGGCCTTACTTTTGGACCAAAATTGTCCAACGGACATCGTTCGCTAGTATTTATTTCGGATAATAATTTCTCTGAGAAGCAAAAAACTCAAGTATTAGTTTTTGAATTGCAGGAATAG
- a CDS encoding group III truncated hemoglobin translates to MTIHTDITTLQDIKLLVDTFYSKVQKDQFIGPIFNEKIGNRWPEHLEKMYRFWQTILLEVHTYSGSPFPPHKQLPVAKEHFERWMEIFTETTDSLFTGPLAEEAKLRAKNMAEMFNYKIEYFRNAEKN, encoded by the coding sequence ATGACAATCCATACAGACATTACAACCCTACAAGACATCAAATTACTTGTTGACACTTTCTATTCGAAAGTTCAAAAAGACCAATTTATCGGACCTATATTCAACGAAAAAATAGGCAATCGCTGGCCCGAACATTTAGAAAAGATGTACCGCTTTTGGCAAACTATTTTACTCGAAGTACACACCTATTCCGGAAGCCCTTTTCCTCCACACAAACAATTACCGGTGGCTAAAGAACATTTTGAGCGCTGGATGGAAATTTTCACAGAAACCACCGATAGTTTATTTACAGGCCCATTGGCCGAAGAAGCTAAACTACGTGCTAAAAATATGGCGGAAATGTTCAACTATAAAATTGAGTATTTCAGGAATGCTGAAAAAAACTAA
- a CDS encoding DUF4136 domain-containing protein, producing MKAIKFIPIFFLFILGSCSSVRVNSDYDKNVDFSQYKTFAFHKKGIDKVEISEFDKKRILNAIDSELSKKGMTKSENPDLLVNILTKERERIDVDQYNAGWGYGWGYGWNPYLWGGRTYISSTTEGTLYIDLIDAKKKELVWEGEGVGYLTEDRSKKESRINEFVAKILAQFPPKSK from the coding sequence ATGAAAGCAATTAAATTTATTCCGATATTTTTCCTTTTTATATTGGGTTCCTGCAGCTCGGTAAGAGTAAATTCTGATTATGACAAAAATGTAGATTTCAGCCAATACAAAACCTTTGCTTTCCATAAAAAAGGCATTGACAAAGTTGAAATCTCAGAATTTGATAAGAAAAGAATTCTTAACGCCATTGATTCCGAACTTAGTAAAAAAGGAATGACCAAAAGTGAAAATCCTGATTTGCTTGTTAATATATTAACCAAAGAAAGAGAACGCATCGACGTGGATCAATACAATGCCGGATGGGGTTATGGATGGGGCTACGGATGGAATCCTTATTTATGGGGCGGACGAACCTACATTTCGTCAACAACAGAAGGAACGCTTTACATTGATTTAATTGATGCCAAGAAAAAAGAACTCGTATGGGAAGGCGAAGGCGTAGGATACTTGACCGAAGATCGTTCTAAAAAAGAAAGTCGGATAAACGAATTTGTCGCTAAAATTTTAGCCCAATTTCCTCCCAAATCTAAATAA
- a CDS encoding urocanate hydratase, whose protein sequence is MNTKTNITSDTTPQLKATELFQEQIKQGIPTVLPQPKPYESDINHAPKRKEILSAEEKKLALRNALRYFPSEHHGELIQEFRQELETYGRIYMYRFRPDYEMRSRPINEYPGKCEQAKAIMLMIQNNLDYAVAQHPHELITYGGNGAVFQNWAQYLLTMQYLSEMTDEQTLTMYSGHPMGLFPSHKEAPRVVVTNGMVIPNYSKPDDWEKMNALGVSQYGQMTAGSYMYIGPQGIVHGTTITVLNGFRKIKRSPSGGLFVTSGLGGMSGAQPKAGNIAGCITVCAEVNAKITHIRHNQGWINEVIENIEELVKRVALAKANNEIVSIAYLGNVVDVWEKFDQENIHIDLGSDQTSLHNPWAGGYYPADISFEEANEMMANNPDLFKEKVQETLRRHTTAINKHTAKGTYFFDYGNAFLLEASRAGADVMAENHIDFRYPSYVQDIMGPMCFDYGFGPFRWVCASGKPEDLAKTDAIACQVLEEMAKTAPVEIQQQMQDNIHWIKGAQENKLVVGSQARILYADAEGRVKIAEAFNQAIAKGEIGTIVLGRDHHDVSGTDSPYRETSNIYDGSRFTADMAIQNVIGDSFRGATWVSIHNGGGVGWGEVINGGFGMVLDGTKEASKRLQSMLFWDVNNGISRRSWARNDGAIFAIKRAMEAQPLLKVTLPNLVADNLLDF, encoded by the coding sequence ATGAATACCAAAACTAATATAACATCCGATACAACCCCCCAGTTAAAGGCAACGGAGCTCTTCCAAGAACAAATCAAACAAGGAATTCCAACTGTATTGCCTCAGCCTAAACCATATGAGTCAGACATTAATCATGCTCCAAAGCGTAAAGAAATCCTTTCGGCCGAAGAGAAAAAATTAGCGCTTCGCAATGCTTTACGTTATTTTCCATCCGAACATCATGGGGAACTAATACAAGAATTTCGACAAGAATTAGAAACATACGGCCGCATTTATATGTATCGCTTTCGCCCGGATTACGAAATGCGCTCACGACCCATAAATGAATATCCAGGAAAATGCGAACAGGCAAAAGCGATCATGCTGATGATTCAAAATAATTTGGATTATGCCGTAGCGCAACATCCCCATGAATTGATTACTTATGGCGGCAATGGTGCTGTTTTCCAAAACTGGGCACAGTATCTATTGACAATGCAATACTTATCGGAAATGACCGATGAGCAAACATTAACAATGTATTCCGGTCACCCAATGGGATTGTTTCCTTCGCATAAAGAAGCTCCACGCGTTGTCGTTACAAACGGAATGGTAATCCCTAATTATTCTAAACCGGACGATTGGGAAAAAATGAATGCACTGGGCGTCTCGCAATACGGGCAAATGACTGCGGGAAGTTACATGTACATAGGTCCGCAAGGAATCGTTCACGGAACTACAATAACTGTTCTGAATGGTTTCCGTAAAATAAAGCGCAGTCCTTCAGGTGGTTTATTCGTAACTTCAGGATTAGGCGGCATGAGTGGCGCACAACCGAAAGCGGGTAATATCGCAGGCTGTATCACCGTTTGTGCCGAAGTAAACGCAAAAATCACACATATTCGTCATAATCAAGGATGGATCAATGAAGTGATCGAAAATATTGAGGAATTGGTAAAAAGAGTCGCTTTAGCGAAAGCCAATAATGAAATTGTTTCTATCGCCTATCTCGGAAACGTGGTGGATGTTTGGGAAAAATTTGACCAAGAAAATATCCATATCGACTTGGGCTCAGATCAAACTTCCTTACACAATCCTTGGGCTGGAGGATATTATCCCGCTGATATTTCTTTTGAAGAAGCCAATGAAATGATGGCTAATAATCCCGATTTATTCAAAGAAAAAGTACAGGAAACATTGCGCCGTCATACCACGGCAATCAACAAACATACTGCTAAAGGAACCTATTTTTTTGATTACGGAAATGCTTTCCTACTGGAAGCTTCCCGCGCCGGTGCAGATGTCATGGCTGAAAATCATATTGATTTCAGATATCCAAGCTATGTTCAGGACATTATGGGGCCCATGTGTTTTGATTATGGTTTTGGTCCATTCCGTTGGGTTTGTGCTTCTGGGAAACCGGAAGATTTGGCAAAAACCGATGCCATCGCGTGCCAGGTTTTGGAAGAAATGGCTAAAACTGCTCCAGTAGAAATCCAACAACAAATGCAGGATAATATTCATTGGATTAAAGGCGCACAGGAAAATAAATTGGTCGTTGGTTCTCAAGCCAGAATTCTATATGCTGATGCCGAAGGGCGCGTGAAAATTGCGGAAGCTTTTAATCAGGCAATTGCCAAAGGAGAAATTGGAACCATAGTTTTAGGTCGGGATCACCACGATGTTTCCGGTACGGATTCGCCTTACAGAGAAACTTCAAATATTTATGATGGCTCCCGTTTTACCGCCGACATGGCGATACAAAACGTCATTGGAGACAGCTTTCGTGGTGCCACTTGGGTCTCTATCCACAATGGCGGTGGCGTTGGCTGGGGCGAGGTAATTAATGGAGGATTTGGAATGGTTCTTGATGGTACAAAAGAAGCGTCAAAACGCTTACAATCAATGCTTTTTTGGGATGTCAACAATGGAATTTCAAGAAGAAGTTGGGCCCGTAACGACGGAGCCATTTTTGCCATAAAAAGAGCCATGGAAGCACAGCCATTATTAAAGGTAACTCTTCCTAATTTAGTTGCCGACAATTTGTTGGATTTTTAA
- a CDS encoding DUF5522 domain-containing protein: MIESNNENKLIEGEDFYYTPEGYKCFTEKHHLKRGYCCKSGCRHCPYGGPLTPKGAKRKNYE, encoded by the coding sequence ATGATTGAATCGAATAATGAAAATAAATTAATTGAAGGCGAAGATTTTTATTACACGCCAGAAGGTTATAAATGCTTTACCGAAAAACACCACTTAAAAAGAGGGTATTGTTGTAAAAGCGGTTGCCGTCATTGTCCGTATGGAGGCCCGCTAACCCCCAAAGGAGCCAAGAGGAAAAACTATGAATGA
- a CDS encoding LamG-like jellyroll fold domain-containing protein, protein MKQIYLLSNTVLPKQYLQSDTKTSKYNNSLNTKILYNLCRSILALFLFLSANYSQAQTKIIYKYTGTSGSWTCPVGVTSITVEAWGAGAGGSLGGATKGLTGGGGGGGAYARLSTVTVVPGTPYNFTVGGASTTFYATAGTSTSGNFGGRDILAVGGNVGEGGKTVSTGGKGGLASACFGDIKFSGGDGGTSKGDSNSSGSGAGGGGGGGAGSLGNGATGGSPSGTTFGGAGGVATSVNGGAGGNGGNDRGAGQRASTSGYGGGGGGSGDNNGQGWQTTAGLGQDGALIITLNLPYGPGGVTKNLQLWLRSDLLDGTTSVADNTAVSTWKTQALGDDAIKPTGVGSPVYRNNLTSNLNFNSVVDFTNAYNSPSQTFLDTDNTRQYLKAATGFYSQDIFVVTIPDVTVTTTTRRMDLFCGSNSTTNDYDDTGIGFGDYTTRFNNEALTYAVGVSPDYGIATATYGNAAAIINTRNNDAIAPTAQELFYNGNNTNPTSYPAAFSNVTNSQYWIGRSKAYTGNLDARVAEVITYDTRATDAERSNIRSYLAIKYGITLGTNGTSMNYTNSAGSTIWNVNTGVPANDIFNYDIAGIGRDDITKLTQKQSRSINNVNGITIGLGDIAATNTANTNVFDTDKKFLVWGNNGGALTAQAVTFNLSSGISPTLSTDVSYQRIAKIWKVVETGGDVSTCKVAIPTTQIAAAYTAAATATGDYVMLISSTPTFDATSEARIMTVNGTNLETTYNFDGTKYITFGYAPETPYVRCIKFDGINDYLDAGNVLNLNSSFTVSAWVKSTKTNMTILSKRNSAFTQGYDLKINTNGKAEMSWNGNTITSYSAINTGKWHHIGVVYDGTNAKIYIDGVNKNSVAASAPTSSNNSFLIAAANGIAPTAFFEGSIDEVRIWNVALTAMQLKYVMNQEIINNAGITNGVIIPNTITLNEIKAIPWSNLTAYYPMSTFSINNVKDKSGYGLTAALKNINTVDLQTAPLPYETSTTGEWSSSTTWVNGDVQDIPNSASVENPSGTGPPPPNGLSDGTVESNSVDGTIIRVKSGHTLTSLGNKKALALLLETGSSLLATATTATQATGSKIEVSHYLKLDGKIDLVGRSQLVQTEGSDLDATSAGSIERDQQGQSNKYNYNYWSSPVGTINNTTNNNPFTVGGVLQDGTNPAVPIAINWVNGYNGSPGNPISLARYWIYKFDNASNNYANWIQILETGSLTAGKGFTLKGSGAATATQNLTFVGKPNNGTITNTVTANQLLLVGNPYPSALDADKFINDNILRIDVTTTIPATDGALYFWEHYASNTTHNLSGYQGGYGIYNISGGVAPSSTGVDFISGAGSTSKAIPPQPYIPVGQGFFVFGNASGGNVVFKNSQRAFVKEDNAFSQTTYRIPVDPKIAGHWTFTGDDPVAKKTHKKIRLGFNSYNEEFHRQVLLAFMEDKADSDMNDGYDAVNIDDAPSDMYLINGENELAIEGEGYFDAAASYPIGVRTESAGKVSFGIDALENFDESQPIFIHDAETDTYHTINKDPYEVTLAAGTFNDRFTLRFTDKTLGTDTFNLAKADEVNVIGNQNVTVQSSNQLIKNIVVYDLLGRKIDSYKKVNALKYSLSHLNKTTAGLIVKITLEDDTVVSKKIIY, encoded by the coding sequence ATGAAACAAATATACTTATTGTCAAATACTGTTTTGCCCAAACAGTACTTGCAAAGTGATACTAAAACTTCAAAATACAACAATTCATTGAATACCAAAATTTTATACAATTTGTGCCGCAGTATTTTAGCGCTGTTTCTTTTCCTTTCAGCCAACTATTCACAAGCGCAAACCAAGATAATTTATAAATATACTGGCACTTCTGGCTCATGGACCTGTCCGGTAGGTGTAACCTCAATTACCGTAGAGGCATGGGGTGCAGGTGCGGGTGGATCTCTAGGAGGAGCTACAAAAGGTTTAACAGGTGGTGGTGGTGGTGGTGGTGCTTATGCTCGATTAAGCACAGTAACCGTTGTCCCAGGCACTCCTTATAATTTTACCGTAGGTGGAGCATCTACAACATTCTACGCTACAGCAGGGACTTCAACATCAGGGAATTTTGGAGGCAGGGATATTTTAGCAGTTGGCGGAAATGTAGGTGAGGGTGGTAAAACGGTATCTACTGGTGGTAAAGGTGGACTAGCTTCTGCATGTTTTGGGGATATAAAATTTTCTGGTGGTGATGGCGGAACAAGTAAAGGAGATTCTAATTCTAGTGGAAGTGGCGCCGGTGGTGGTGGTGGTGGTGGAGCAGGTTCATTAGGAAATGGAGCTACGGGTGGCTCGCCTTCTGGTACAACCTTCGGTGGTGCTGGAGGAGTAGCAACAAGCGTTAATGGTGGTGCAGGTGGTAATGGCGGAAATGACAGGGGTGCCGGACAAAGGGCTTCAACTTCTGGATACGGTGGAGGCGGAGGTGGTAGTGGTGACAATAATGGACAAGGTTGGCAGACTACTGCTGGATTAGGTCAAGATGGCGCCCTAATTATCACCTTAAATTTGCCGTATGGCCCTGGAGGAGTTACTAAAAATTTACAGCTTTGGCTGCGGTCTGATTTATTAGACGGAACAACTTCTGTTGCTGATAATACAGCCGTTTCAACATGGAAGACGCAAGCATTGGGTGACGACGCGATAAAACCTACAGGTGTGGGCTCTCCAGTTTACCGTAACAATTTGACTTCTAATCTTAATTTTAATTCAGTTGTCGATTTTACTAATGCCTACAATTCCCCATCACAAACTTTTTTAGACACCGATAATACAAGGCAGTATCTAAAAGCCGCAACAGGTTTTTATAGCCAAGATATATTTGTGGTAACAATTCCAGATGTAACAGTAACAACTACGACCAGAAGAATGGATCTGTTTTGTGGCTCAAATTCAACAACTAATGATTATGATGACACGGGAATCGGTTTTGGAGATTACACTACCCGATTCAACAATGAAGCTTTAACTTATGCTGTGGGTGTCTCGCCAGATTACGGAATAGCAACAGCCACTTATGGTAATGCTGCCGCTATAATCAATACACGAAACAATGATGCTATTGCACCAACAGCGCAGGAACTTTTTTACAATGGAAATAATACAAACCCTACATCCTACCCGGCAGCTTTCTCTAATGTTACTAATAGCCAATATTGGATTGGCCGTAGCAAGGCATACACTGGAAATTTAGATGCGAGAGTTGCTGAAGTAATTACCTATGATACTAGAGCCACCGATGCGGAACGAAGTAACATACGTAGCTATTTAGCAATTAAATACGGGATAACGTTAGGGACCAATGGTACTTCCATGAACTACACTAACTCTGCGGGAAGCACGATTTGGAATGTAAACACGGGAGTTCCAGCCAATGATATTTTCAACTATGACATCGCTGGTATAGGACGAGACGATATCACCAAGTTAACGCAGAAACAATCGAGAAGCATTAACAATGTGAATGGAATCACCATTGGATTAGGAGATATTGCCGCTACAAATACCGCTAACACTAATGTATTTGATACCGATAAAAAATTCTTGGTTTGGGGTAATAATGGTGGCGCACTGACAGCACAAGCAGTAACGTTTAATTTAAGTTCAGGAATTTCGCCAACATTAAGTACTGATGTTAGTTACCAGCGAATCGCTAAAATTTGGAAAGTGGTTGAAACTGGCGGCGACGTATCTACTTGTAAAGTAGCGATTCCTACTACTCAAATTGCTGCGGCTTACACCGCTGCTGCGACTGCAACTGGGGATTATGTAATGCTTATTTCAAGCACTCCGACATTTGACGCCACCTCCGAAGCGAGAATTATGACTGTCAACGGAACCAATCTGGAAACTACTTATAACTTTGATGGAACTAAGTATATCACTTTTGGATACGCACCTGAAACACCTTATGTTCGTTGCATCAAATTCGATGGGATCAATGATTACCTAGATGCAGGGAATGTATTAAATTTAAACTCATCATTTACAGTTTCGGCTTGGGTAAAATCTACGAAAACAAACATGACAATCTTATCAAAGAGAAACAGTGCTTTCACGCAAGGATATGATTTGAAAATTAATACTAACGGCAAGGCGGAGATGAGCTGGAATGGTAACACTATAACTTCTTATTCTGCTATAAATACAGGAAAATGGCATCATATTGGGGTGGTATATGATGGAACAAACGCTAAAATTTACATTGATGGAGTAAATAAAAACAGTGTAGCTGCAAGTGCACCAACAAGTAGTAATAACTCGTTCTTAATTGCTGCTGCCAATGGAATTGCACCCACAGCATTTTTTGAGGGGTCTATTGATGAAGTTCGAATTTGGAATGTAGCGTTAACTGCAATGCAACTGAAGTATGTGATGAATCAAGAAATCATAAATAATGCAGGAATCACAAATGGTGTCATTATTCCCAATACAATTACACTTAACGAAATAAAGGCAATTCCTTGGTCTAATCTTACTGCCTATTATCCAATGTCTACTTTTTCTATTAACAACGTAAAAGACAAATCTGGATACGGATTAACTGCTGCCTTAAAAAACATTAATACAGTTGATCTTCAAACAGCGCCACTACCCTACGAAACGTCTACTACTGGGGAATGGTCGTCGTCAACCACTTGGGTAAATGGCGACGTTCAAGATATTCCAAATAGTGCATCAGTAGAAAATCCAAGCGGTACTGGTCCTCCTCCACCTAATGGATTAAGTGACGGTACAGTTGAATCTAATTCAGTTGACGGAACTATTATCCGAGTAAAGAGTGGCCATACCTTAACTTCATTGGGCAATAAAAAGGCTCTTGCATTATTACTTGAAACAGGCAGCAGTCTGTTAGCAACTGCAACTACAGCCACGCAAGCTACGGGATCAAAAATTGAAGTTTCCCATTACTTGAAATTAGATGGAAAAATCGATTTGGTTGGCCGTTCGCAATTAGTACAAACGGAAGGCAGCGACCTGGATGCAACAAGTGCAGGATCAATAGAACGAGACCAGCAAGGACAATCTAATAAATACAATTACAATTATTGGAGTTCCCCTGTAGGTACAATTAACAACACCACTAATAACAATCCATTTACAGTTGGAGGTGTTTTACAAGATGGTACAAATCCCGCTGTACCTATTGCTATAAATTGGGTTAATGGATACAATGGATCACCTGGAAATCCCATCAGTTTAGCCCGTTATTGGATTTACAAATTTGACAATGCCAGTAATAATTATGCCAATTGGATACAAATTCTGGAAACTGGTTCATTAACAGCGGGCAAAGGTTTTACCCTAAAAGGAAGTGGTGCGGCAACTGCTACTCAAAATTTGACCTTTGTGGGAAAACCCAATAATGGTACAATAACGAACACTGTTACTGCAAATCAATTGTTGCTTGTTGGAAACCCATATCCATCTGCCTTAGATGCAGACAAATTTATAAACGATAATATATTACGCATTGACGTTACAACAACTATCCCAGCTACTGATGGAGCACTCTATTTTTGGGAACATTACGCCTCAAATACCACGCACAATCTCTCAGGTTATCAAGGAGGGTATGGCATCTATAATATTTCAGGAGGTGTTGCCCCAAGTTCAACTGGTGTTGATTTTATTAGTGGAGCAGGTTCAACAAGCAAAGCTATACCACCCCAACCTTACATCCCTGTTGGACAAGGATTCTTCGTCTTTGGAAATGCCAGCGGAGGAAATGTTGTTTTTAAAAATAGTCAAAGAGCTTTTGTTAAAGAAGATAATGCTTTCTCCCAAACAACATACAGGATACCAGTAGATCCAAAAATTGCTGGACACTGGACTTTTACCGGTGATGACCCAGTTGCTAAAAAAACTCATAAGAAGATTCGTTTAGGTTTCAATTCTTATAATGAAGAGTTTCATAGACAAGTGCTACTCGCTTTTATGGAAGATAAAGCGGATAGCGATATGAATGATGGTTATGATGCCGTGAACATAGATGATGCGCCAAGTGATATGTACTTAATAAATGGTGAAAATGAATTAGCAATAGAAGGAGAAGGGTATTTTGATGCAGCTGCCTCCTACCCTATTGGTGTGCGAACTGAAAGTGCAGGAAAAGTATCTTTTGGCATAGATGCTTTAGAAAACTTTGATGAAAGTCAGCCCATTTTTATTCACGACGCAGAAACAGATACGTACCACACCATAAACAAAGATCCGTATGAAGTCACTTTGGCAGCAGGAACTTTCAACGATCGTTTCACTCTTCGTTTCACAGATAAAACATTAGGAACGGATACATTCAATTTAGCTAAAGCTGATGAAGTAAATGTAATTGGAAATCAAAACGTGACCGTTCAGTCTTCAAACCAACTGATAAAAAATATAGTGGTCTATGATTTACTGGGCAGAAAAATTGACAGTTATAAAAAAGTAAACGCTTTAAAATATTCCTTGAGTCATTTAAATAAAACCACCGCAGGTTTAATCGTCAAAATCACTTTAGAAGACGACACAGTTGTTTCAAAAAAAATAATATACTAA